A segment of the Carya illinoinensis cultivar Pawnee chromosome 1, C.illinoinensisPawnee_v1, whole genome shotgun sequence genome:
AGTGTTGTTTTGGTTTCTGGTTTTGATGCCTGGGATGGTTTTCTTGAATATTTGTAAATCCCACAGATCTTATTTGTTACCATGGTATTCCTTCGCCATAAGCAAGGGCAATCAATAACATTGGGGTACCGTCCTCTTCTTAAGAAACAAAAACTTGTAGAAAACATTActaatttttcttattctttcctatttctttcacatacatGAATATACCTCTCCACTATATGTTTCATAGAAagtgatgattttatttgaatctaGTCAATAAAGCTTTGGCAATTATTAACcaatttgttatttaatttcctttattAATTACATGATAAAGTCCTTGGTTATTGTCATTGATTGATATGTACTTCAATACATATTTTGGTAAACTATCTTTAATTTGTGTTACATATGTAGGAGGTCGAGAGAATTGTCCATCCAAAAGTCAAGGaagttgtaaataataatgatatgacTCCACGAGAGGTGTTTACAGAAAATCACAAGGACTTGATGAAAGAGGGTGAGAAATGGATGAAGGGTACAGCTACTTCTTGCACAGTAGTAGCCGCTCTGATTCTTACTATCATGTTTGCTGCAGCCTTTACTGTACCAGGAGGCAACAATCAAGATACAGGCTTGCCAATATTcttcaataaaaaattgtttaggCTCTTTATAATATCTGATTCTTTATCACTATTTTCCTCTGCATCTTCTGTATTGATGTTCTTGGGCATCCTCACATCACGTTATGCAGAAGAAGACTTCTATAAATCCTTGCCTACAAAGATGATAATAGTCCTTTCAACTCTTTTCTTCTCCATTGCAACCATGATGATAGCCTTTTCTGCAGGTCTTTTACTTGTGCTACATGAAGAATCATGGATGGTTGTTCCTGTCATATCTTTGGCTAGCGTTCCTGTCACCCTCTTCGTGTTGATGCAATTCCCCCTTCTCGTAGACATGTATATTTCAACTTATGGACCTGGCATCTTTGATTGGAAAGTGAAACAATGGTTGTAACTTTATCCAAATGACCTAAAGTCATTCAATCAACTATTGAAGCATCgatattatgtatatttaccAAATGCATAAGTACTTCTAGAATGTTATTGAAGTTTTTCATAACAATTGGAATGCTATTGAAAATTCTCATAACATTTTCTTCAATGCCTAATGTATTAAATCTTATCTTGATCAACTACACATGTCACAAGAATGTTATAGAACAtttgattataattttgaatCTTGAATGGAACATTTGATTATATCTTTCATCCTATAGAGTcataaatatcaattttaaatcatttttaaatatattacatttaGCATGATGCAtatctttataatattataacaataggTCAAGTGCCTCATTTTAAACTTTTGTCTTAGGCCTTAACTTGTATTGAAACACACCCGGTGTGCATTTACAATCCAAAAATATCTCGAGCATGCGAAGTAAGTCCAAGATCCCGACTCAAGAACATCAAAAACTAACTTCTCACCCGTCATCAAATAACAAGAGGTCTCATCCACCAAACCCCAAAAACTAATTACCAATCTTGCTCATATCAATAATCTATTTAATCAGTTGCACAAAATGAAGGTATTGATCTCTAATATTGTTGATCTTCATTCAAGATATCATCGATTTTAATGCCAGAAAAAGCCTTAAATGTTCTATTGTCATGAGAATATGCAAAAAATTGCTTAATCTTCACTAACCTTAAAACACCTTAACCACTTATCTACCAAAGTAAACAGCTTTTCaatagtagatttttttttttttgaatgaagCTTTATAATTAGAACACTGCAGTGAAAAAGTCTATTACCTATAACAACTTCAAATAGGCACTACTAAGTGGAGAATATTCGTAGAGTGGTTCTCcctaattagaagaattatatatttagtttgtgggGTTGGTAaatagtttgaagtttttacTGGTTATTTTAAATGGTTGTATTGCTGATAGGCTTTAAGTTTGAGTACTCAACGTCGTCGGCATTGGTAGCAGAATCTGGCCAGGAGGTTAGTGTTTACTTTTGCTTATTTTCTCATATGCTTACTTACTATAACTGTAACTATTTTACTCATGATGCATGATAACAAAACATACATGGTTGTTTTGTCTCAAGACATATAAGTAGTCAAATTATTCTGCGTGAGTTTCCAGGTATATGGTACatgtcattatttttaatagaaaaatgctTCATTTCACAAAGGCATAACACCTTAAGACAGGTTACAATAGTGTTGATCAATGAAAATTACATTCTCAATGATAGGAGGAACACTATGCCACCAAATATTCATATCATCAATGGAACATGCATGTCTAGAAAGTCGATGAGCCGCCTCATTGGTTGATCTGTTGTTATACTGAATTCTACATTGAAGAAAAGTTTGCATCATGCTTTTAACATTTGCTACAACTAATCTGATAGCTGCAGTCAACTTAGTTGTGCTATTAACTTCCTCTACCAGTAACAAGCAATCACTTTTTTAGTAATCAAATTATGGATACCCATATTCATGCAAAGTTGAAGAACCCTCAACAAAGCTACTGCTTCTGCTTGTTCTGGTTATAGGTGAACAGATTCAGCTCTACTAGTTGCCATAAGCACCTCACCCACATGACTCCTCAATATAGCACCCATTAAAGAAAAGAGCACCATTGATATTTAGCTTAAAAGAGTCTTGTGGAGTAGGAAACCACCTATACATCAGGTTCTTAGAAGTAGGAAACTTCTTTTGCATACCTGAGTCAGTCTTCAACTTCTTTGCAAAAGCAAAGCCAATAACTTCTTGTGGTGGTAAAGCAATCTGGTGATGAAccatcttatttcttctaaaccAAAAAGCCCAAGCCATTATGAAGAAATCTGTTAACTCATCAACTAAGCCTTTGGAGAAGAGTCCATTTCAATAGTGACGAATGACCTAAAATGAGCTCCATTTTGCAAGACAGAGAACCTTCGGGTTAGGAATTTGTTAATAGAGGGTCATAAAATTGAAACATGACACACATCCTCCATTGGATGTTGGCAAAAGCAACACTATCCACCAATGCCCAGTTTTCTCTTAATCATATTAGCCTTAGAAGGTAAACTATCTTTGCATGCTCTCCAAgaaaaaactttaattttatgagGAGCTTTTAATTTCCAGAGAGCAATCGAAAACTTCTTCAACAAAGCACCATTTAAGGATTCACTGCATTCAGGATCTAAGCAAGTTTTAAAGAATCTATAGGCACTTCTAACAGAGAAAATACCTAACTTTTCATGTTCCCACATCCACTGATCTACAGCTCTAGAATTGCTAGGATGCAATTTGATAacaacatcaacaacttttggattgaatagagcttTGACGTTAGACAAATCCAACCATTTAGTACTTGGATCAATTAGTGAAGAGACTTAGTCATCCAATTGATAGAGTGGCTCAACACTCTGCTCAAAACCCAGTTCATGTCTCAGATTTCAAATCCCAGGAATCTAGGCATCATCTAAACTATGGATAGAGCTTCCATTTCCCACATTCCACCTACCCCCTTTCACTAGCAGGTTCTTTGCCTCCCATATTTCTCTCCAAGCATAGGAGGGAGTACCTCCAAGAGAAGTTGCCAATAGGTCTCCATTAGAAAAGTATCTAGCAGCATACATCTTGTGGAACAAACTCTCCCTATTCTTCAACAACCTCCAAGCTTGTTTTGCCAACATAGCCATATTGAAAATCTGTAGTTCCTTGAACCCCATCCCTCCAACAGGTTTTGCTTTGCAAATTTTCTTCCAAGTTATCCAATGCACCTTCTTCTCCTCATTCTTTTGACCCCACCAATATCTAGCCATCATACTCTCAATTTTAGAACAAAACTTTGATGGATGTCTGAAACAACTCATAGCATAAGATGGGATTGCCAAAGCTACTACTTTTAGAAGTATTTACCTTCCTGCTTGAGAaaacattttttctttccatcctTGCAATTTGAGCCAAACTCTATTGTTGATCTCAGCAAATGCCCTTAATTTTGACCTACCTACCACTAGGGCACGCCAAGATACCTTTCATATTGCTACACTTAAGATCAACTCCACAAATTCATAATAGTCCACCTATTGTTATGTTCCACATTGGCATTGAGCACCATTGctattttttcactatttttaatagttgGCCTAAAGTAGCTTCATATTGATGTAACAAAGTTTGCAATCTTACATTTGTATCCACATCTACAACACAAAAAATCAAGCTATCATCTACAAATAGCAAGTGATTTAGCTTTGGAGCCCCATGACAAATTTGTATGCTAGGAACAAAGTTAGATCTTTCAACTTCTCTCAATAGACTAATCAACTCGTCACTACACAAGAGAAAGAGGTAAGGAGAGATAGGGTCTCCTTGCCTTTAACCTCTAGAAGGAACTATAACACCAGTAGGGGAACCATTAATCATAACTGAGAATGAAGGGGTCCTAACACACAACATCACCAACTGAATTATTTTCTCATGGAAGCCAAGTTTTCTCCTGACAGATTCAAGAAAACTCCATTCtaccctatcataagctttactcatgtcaagcTTAAGGAACGTAAAGCCTTTCTTTccattcttcttcctttttaaaaatgtaaaactttATAGGCCACAAGAACATTATCTATGATGAGTCTTCCAGGTATGAAAGAGGACTAAGAATCTAAGATGACCACTAGTAACACTTGCTTAATTCTATTTGCAATAACCTTagatattagtttatatatgacATTACATAAGCTAATAGGTCTAAAGTCATTAATTGTTTGAAGACATTTCTTCTTAGGAACCAGGGTGATGAATGTATGATTAATAGCTTGAGGAAATTAACCATGGTTCAAAGCATGTAAAACAATAGAAGTGATGGAAGTACAATGCCAGGCTAGAatttatgaaagaaaagagGTGGTATGCCATTAGGCCCTGGCGCTTTATTGGGATGCATCTCTTTCAAAGTTTGGAGTACTTCCATAGCTATGTATGGTTTAATAAGGTCAACATTCATCACAGATGAGACCTTCCTCtccattttttcaagaaaaacctaTTGATCTTGTGAACCTGCAGAagtaaaaaatgaagaaaaatggtTAACAATTAATCTGTCACATTCTTTTCTTCCTGCTAGCAACCCCTTACATCCATTAGCTTTGATatgtaattctttttctttctttggtcCCCTTCAACTAAGCATAAAGCATTTTATCTTTGTTTCCACATAATCTCTTCTCTATCCATCCATTTCTAAACCTCATATGTAGCTATGCCAACCTCTCTGGTATTTAAAACTATTGGGTCTTTACTTTGTTCTAGAGAAAGCTTGAGCCTAGCCTTTTTCTACTTGACATGAAACTTACCAAATTTGGCCTTATTCCATCTTTGTAATTTGTTACTAACACCAGCAATGCAATCCATGACACTTTGCATGCCCCTCAAAGATACAGTAGTAAGCCACTCATtctgaataattttttaacattccaTTTTCCCAAGCCACATTGCCTCAAATCTGAAAGGTTTAGAGCCTCCCCTTATTAATTGTGCACTGTCTAACTCAATCCATAAAGAGAGATGATCAGAATAAGAAATAGAGCCATGGATGACTGAGACTCTATTAAACAAATTGCACCAAGAATTATTACCAAGAAACCTATCAAGCCTCTCTAAAATTTGAGCTGCATCTTGTCATCCATTGCACCAAGTATATTTTGGACCACAAAAACCAAGGTCCCTTAACTCACAGTCCAAGAACATTTCTTGAAAGTCAAGCAGTTGTTGTTGTGGTCAACTCGTAGCTAGTCCAAAAGGATGTAAGTTTTCGAAAGCTTCTTCTACCCAGTTAAAACGAGAGTTCATTCACCAATACCATCTCATACAAAATTTGAGACATTACAATCATTCCCTAAATACTTAACATTCTTGTTAGACCATTATGTTCTAGATGACATGAGTGAAGTCCAACAACTTTAATCCGATTCTTTTCTccttatcatttctcttaagtGATCGAActattattctatatatatatattacgtaTTTGTTATCCGAAAGAAAGTCACTAAACTTTAATATGAGGTTTTCGGGTTTGTGTAAGGAGTTCTTAAAGGGTCCTGaactacataaaatataaaagttagATATAATTATCCTCTAAAATCAAATGTCTCAAAAAttcttccaaacaaaaaaagaaacagtGTAATAATTCTCGAAACTTAAACTAACCCACTTATGCCACCTAACACTTATCTCCCATGTCTATTATAATCCTGTCACATGTCATCTATTCCAATTGTCACAACCACCAATTATCTAAAACAATAGTGGAGAAAAGAGTGAAtccaccaaaacaaaaactagtaAGTAGGGAACTTATACTTGAGTGTAAATATGAGCCAGTtacataaaacaaaaacaaaccgTTCAAGAAAACAATAGCAATAATACTTTCATTAACATTTCTttgacaaataataataatatatatatatgtatatataaaagacCTAATGTACAAGTGTACTGAACAACAtcagaaatataaataaagattGTGTTTACTCCGTGGCAGGGTTGTGCATGTCTGCAGATAGCCAAGCAAAATGTAACTTACTGTTTGTCACTAAAGTGAGTGCATCAAAATGGAGGTCATATTTACTTAGGATTGTGCATGTCTACTGTTAGCTAAACAGAATATAAATCACCTTGTTGTCACTAAAGTGCGTGTACTCAAAACAAAGGTCATGTTTACTCCCATGGTAGGTTTTTGCACTTGTTGGATAACCAAGCAAAACAtaaaccatctctctctctctctctctcccctacgTTTTGGCATTGCCACCTCCATCTGCCACCATCCAACGTTAGTTGTGGTGGGTACTCATCCTCAACCCCCGAATCTCTCAATCCCCCCTATTAGTTTTCCAACCCATATGGCTTAGGAGAATCTTGCCTAGGGTTTTGTTGTGTGCCCCCAGGGGCTACCACTCCCAGTAGCTCCTTGGTGGTCATCCAACCTCCCCCTTACCCTTAATTTTCCCTCTACTTGACCTCTTTCCTCCTTGAAATCTACCCAACCTATGCCTAGATCCCTCCCTTGAGCCACCGCCTACTACCACCCTCTACCATGAAATCTCCTTCCTTCACCCTTTGTTACGCCAAATTTACCACCCTTTAGTCTTCCCAGTCATAGATTCCCCCCTTATTCATCTGGACCCACCCCTGCCACTATGGGCCACCACTGTCGGCGCCGTGTTCTACCCCTCTCGACACCACGATAGTAAGTCATGTGTCActctatttatataataatttttaggCAGCATTCAGGTTTAACTAAATGCTTTCCATCTCGTAGCAACACGCACACATACACACTCATGGGATACCTTAGCGAGCTTGATCATCCAGAAATCTACCGTCCCACATTTTAAGTAAAACTAGACTAATCCTTGGAATACTAACATTGGAAAACCGTGTTTTGACTATAGTCTAGTTGTATTTGGTTAAGTGGTCAAGGGCATGTGGAGTGTTGAGTTAAAATATGTAGTTTGTGATGGATTATTGGCTGAGGGCCGAGTAAAGCGTTGGGAATTGCATGAGTTGTGAAAAACGTGAAACTATGAAATTGTGTGCTacattatgtttgattgttgtaTTATGTTGTGCcatttcatctaataattacatGTGGCATaactgcattttatttattatctatcattagtttattatttgtGTTCTGCTTTATGCTTGTGCTGTAAACTTGGAAAAATAGCACTTTTTGGTATCAAAATATTGAAAGGTGTCTTGTGGGTGTGTGGGTATCATGACCCCAATTTAAGATGGAGCATTATCTTgatagagctcctctggtcacttgggatggtgtaaaactgagtgacatcccctgagttgtcgtcgAGCTACAACAGGCTTGAACGATACGGTAAAGCTCTCGTGCCAACTCCATGGCCTCTCTATTGGTAGTGGGTAGGGGATATTTGGTGAAGTACATGTCGGGCTTGAAACTGGGCATTGCTTGTTACGAAGTCATATGCACAGTCGTTACTGATAGTTTGGCGAAGGGAGCTAGAGTGTGCGGATGGTCCCTAAGAGAGACCATGGTGCAtaccttaaataaataaatgggggCTTTGTAAACAAAATAGTGATTTTTCAGTGTgtgattttttctaaaaatattgagAAAGAATTGATTTTGCACAGTTATAGTAAAGCTAAAGATCTCGATTTTTTCCCTTTATTGTGAAATGTCCAGATTTTTCTATGCTTGCATTTTTGGGCGTTAATCTATGGCTTTACTCGTGGTGTCCCTACCTGTGGTTCTATAGAGCGGAACcttagactttgatgcagaggaTAGATATGAACTTAAAGGATCGGCTTCGCCTAAGGAGTGAATACTTGGACACCTTTCCCCTTATGTAGCATTGACTGGtgtattctttctttttagtcGAATgactatattaattttatgttggggATTGGGTGAATGGTGGCTTATGGATATTTTGCTTGATGATGTAGTCTTATATTTTATGGTACTGTTAGAATTAATTGActgtcctttttattttttatttttgcggCAAATTAACTATACACATTTATTAAGCATGCGAGCACACACTTTCTTTTCACATTATGAGAGGAGTGTTGACCCAAGTGACCAAAATCCCAGAGTCGCAACTATTGCAAGAACACAAGTGGGGGTCGAGGGCACTACAAAGCATGTGGTGGCTTCTAGTGAAGGATGGCAACCTGAGGTGGAGAGAGTTACCTGTGTATAggagttgcttgttttgcatttcaGGGGGGAGATAGGCAGTTGGAGCTCATGGTGTGATGTATTTGGTGGCATCATGGGTTGTGCTTGGCTAACGTGAAGGTGGTGTTGTGTGGTCTAAAAGAGGCTAAGGGTGCGGTGGAAGCTCTAACAATGATGCTAGGTGCAGTGGCTATCCATAGTTGAGCAAAATAGAGGGAGGCGAGGACTTGGGAGGAGGTTGGCTTGGGATGTTAAGATGGCAAACCTAGGGCTTCATGATGGAGAAGAAGTATAGTGCA
Coding sequences within it:
- the LOC122279975 gene encoding uncharacterized mitochondrial protein AtMg00310-like yields the protein MARYWWGQKNEEKKVHWITWKKICKAKPVGGMGFKELQIFNMAMLAKQAWRLLKNRESLFHKMYAARYFSNGDLLATSLGGTPSYAWREIWEAKNLLVKGGRWNVGNGSSIHSLDDA